In Crinalium epipsammum PCC 9333, the genomic window CAACTAGCAAAATATCCTGGCTCTTACTGCTTACTGCGTCCAACGATGATCTATGGTTCCCACCAAGATAAAAACCTCCATAAATTAATTAAGTTCTGCTACCGCTACGGCTTTTTTCCCATCTTTGGCTCTGGTAATAACTTAGTACAACCTATCCATGCTGATGATATTGCTAAGGCTCTGCTTTATGTTCTACAACATCCCAATATTCAAGGGGATTACGATATTTCTGGTGCTAGTATTGTCAGTCTTCGAGAATTGCTAGTTTTGGTGGAAAAACAGTTGGGAAAACCTGTGCGTCCTATCACCTTGCCACTCAATGTTGGTATGTGGTCAGCTACAATTTTGGAGAGTATTTTAGGAAAACGAGCGCCTGTGCGACGGGAACAAATTCTCCGTTTAGAGGAAGATAAAGATTATCCCCACGATGCTGCCCAGCGAGACCTAGATTTTTTTCCACGCACCTTAGAAATTGGATTGCAGCAGGAAGTAGAGTTAATGCGGCACAAAGGAATAATCTGATCCATAAGTCAGAATAATAGAAAATATGAAAATAAAAAAATACCTACCTTGGTGGATTAAGATTGCAGCTAAAATAGTTTTAGCTCGCTTACCCATAGAATACGGAATTTGGAAAAAACTACATTTTTTTGAGCATGGCTCTATGGATAACCCAAATTATGCCTATAATGTTTTTAATAGTCATTTTGAGCGTACTAAATTTGAACCTGGATTCGTGAGTTTAGAGCTTGGTCCTGGAGATTCCCTTTTATCTGCGATTGTCAGCAAGAGCTTCGGCGGTTCTGCTTCTTACCTAGTTGACGCGGGAGAATTTGCCGTTAAAAACATCCAGCCATATATGATCATGGCGGATTTTCTTAATAAACAAAAATTAGATGTTCCAAATATTAAATTAGCACAATCCTTAGAAGAAATTCTAAAGATTTGTAATTCTAATTATGGGGTATCAGGATTGAGTTTTTTGAAAGAGATTCCTGCTCAATCTGTTGATTTTATTTGGTCACACGCTGTCCTAGAACACATCAAAAAAGAAGAGTTTTTAGATACATTCATAGAACTACGGAGAATATTAAAAAATAATGGAGTCTGTTCTCATAAAATTGATTTGAAAGATCATCTGGGGGGGGATCTGAATAATTTGAGATTTTCTGAACCCGTTTGGGAATCAAATTTTATGGCTAAATCTGGTTTTTATACAAATCGGCTTCGCTACTCGGAGATGTTAGAAGTATTTAGTAAAGCTGGTTTTGATGTTGAAGTAGTAGAAGTAAAACGTTGGGATAAATTACCGACTCCCAGGGAAAAATTTTCTAGAAAATTTACAGAACTTAGTGAAGAGGAGCTTCGGATATCTGAATTTTCTGTAATCTTGAGACCGAGCCATAAATAAATATTGACGAAATTATCTCACAATTGGTAATCTCAACTACTTTTTTAGTTGTCAATCCAAAATCACTTAACTGATGGATCTCCTACTTTCCCTTGTAAGCTTTATAATTAGTCTCCTTACTGTTGCCCTAATTAAGCAACGCTTCAGCCGACACCTGCTCGATACTCCCAATGAACGTAGTTCGCACACGCAACCTACACCAAGAGGGGGGGGGCTAGGTTTTATTATTGCTTTTGCAGTTACCAGCGCCATCTACACTTATGTAGTTTCGCTGTTTACGCCCGTCGCCGATAAGCTACAATTAATACCTTTGCTACCTTTGTGGCTGGTCTATATACCATTAATAGCGGTAGGCATTTTTGATGACCGTGGTGGCGTATCTGCTATTATTCGTTATCTAGTACAACTATTTGCTGCTATTCTTGCTGTCACAGCCTTTGGAAGCTTTCCCTGGCCTTGGTTGAGCCAATTAGGCGAATTTGGTAGTATTTTGTCGAGCTTGCTAACTATTATTAGTATTACGGCCTTAATCAACTTTTACAACTTTATGGACGGATTGGATGGTTTAGTAGCTGGTGTTACTACTGTTCAGTTAGGTTTATTAGCCCTATTGTTAAATCAACCTATTTTGTGGCTGCTCGTTGCCGCTTTACTAGGTTTTCTCTGGTGGAATTGGTCTCCTGCTAAAATTTTTATGGGAGATGCTGGAAGTACTTTTTTGGGTGCTTCTGTAGCTATGGCTCTCCTAAATTATGGCAAGGAGCCTGTACCTGCTCTATACGCTTTGGCGATATCTCTACCGATGATTGGCGATGCTGTTTATACGCTGGCTCGTCGCTTGTATCACCGTGAAAATATCTTCCAAGCTCATCGAACTCATCTTTATCAACGCTTACAACAATCTGGGTGGTCGCATGCTTTAGTAGCCACTACATATATTTGTATTACACTAATGGTTGATAGTAGCATTAGTATCTGGGGTACATATGCAGCTATGATCAGCGTACTGGTGATAGCTACTCTAATTATTTTAGGAGAGTTGTACTTGCAATCCCGTTCCGAGGCTTAATTTTGGAGATATTGTGTAAGATTTTTAATTTTCATTCAACTATAAAATAGTTTACCCTTAACTTAACAAAATATAAATGAATTTAGTAAATTTATGATTTATTTTTTTATTT contains:
- a CDS encoding NAD-dependent epimerase/dehydratase family protein, yielding MELLMTGATGLTGGLFLQRLAQVTPQAKVHCLVRSTSDRSAINTLNLNLIYHFGDTSNSETWEKSFSQNTWDTILHLAQLRQIPTILHSLKNADNTPRLIIIGTTGVYSKYNQYSAEYKEAEAQLAKYPGSYCLLRPTMIYGSHQDKNLHKLIKFCYRYGFFPIFGSGNNLVQPIHADDIAKALLYVLQHPNIQGDYDISGASIVSLRELLVLVEKQLGKPVRPITLPLNVGMWSATILESILGKRAPVRREQILRLEEDKDYPHDAAQRDLDFFPRTLEIGLQQEVELMRHKGII
- a CDS encoding methyltransferase domain-containing protein, with protein sequence MKIKKYLPWWIKIAAKIVLARLPIEYGIWKKLHFFEHGSMDNPNYAYNVFNSHFERTKFEPGFVSLELGPGDSLLSAIVSKSFGGSASYLVDAGEFAVKNIQPYMIMADFLNKQKLDVPNIKLAQSLEEILKICNSNYGVSGLSFLKEIPAQSVDFIWSHAVLEHIKKEEFLDTFIELRRILKNNGVCSHKIDLKDHLGGDLNNLRFSEPVWESNFMAKSGFYTNRLRYSEMLEVFSKAGFDVEVVEVKRWDKLPTPREKFSRKFTELSEEELRISEFSVILRPSHK
- a CDS encoding MraY family glycosyltransferase, with protein sequence MDLLLSLVSFIISLLTVALIKQRFSRHLLDTPNERSSHTQPTPRGGGLGFIIAFAVTSAIYTYVVSLFTPVADKLQLIPLLPLWLVYIPLIAVGIFDDRGGVSAIIRYLVQLFAAILAVTAFGSFPWPWLSQLGEFGSILSSLLTIISITALINFYNFMDGLDGLVAGVTTVQLGLLALLLNQPILWLLVAALLGFLWWNWSPAKIFMGDAGSTFLGASVAMALLNYGKEPVPALYALAISLPMIGDAVYTLARRLYHRENIFQAHRTHLYQRLQQSGWSHALVATTYICITLMVDSSISIWGTYAAMISVLVIATLIILGELYLQSRSEA